The Candidatus Aegiribacteria sp. genomic sequence CGAATCCCAGGGGTTATCAAGTGTCTGCTTGAGTCCGAGAGATATCTTCTTCTCTTCCTCATCGACATTGAGAACCATTACTTCGATCTCATTACCAACATCGAGTACTCGTGAAGGATGACGAATATGCTTTGTCCATGACATTTCGGAGATGTGAACAAGACCCTCTACACCAGGCTCAAGCTCAACAAAAGCGCCGTAATCGGTGATGCTGGCAACCTTACCCTTTATTATGGAATCGATAGGATAGCTCTTCGCTACGCCATCCCATGGGAAAGGCTGAAGCTGCTTGTATCCCAGCGAGATTCTCTCGCGTTCTCTGTCGAATTTGAGTATTTTTACTTCGATCTCGTCTCCGATAGCGAACAGGTGTGACGGATGACGCACTCGTCCCCAGCTCATATCTGTGATATGGAGAAGGCCGTCTATTCCTCCAAGATCCACAAAGGCGCCAAAATCGGTAATATTCTTCACTATACCGACATGTACCTGTTCCTCGGCAAGCTCCTTGATGAGAGTCTCTTTCTGCTCTGCTCTGGCCTCTTCAAGAACCTGTCTTCTGCTTACTACTATATTCCTGCGCCTCTTGTTAAGTTTGATAACCCTGAAGTAGTAATCGTTGCCCAGGAACTGCTCAAGGTTGGGTACCTGACGGAGGGCAACCTGCGAACCTGGAAGAAACGCTTCTACTCCCATTATCTTTACCTTCAGCCCGCCTTTGATCCTGCGGACAATGGTTCCTTTAATCTCTGAGCCCGTATCGTAAGCATCCTTGATATCCTTCCATACAAGATGGAAGTGCGCCTTTTCCTTGGATACAGATACTCTGCCGTCCTGGTCTTCAAGGTTCTCGATAAGGACATCCACCGGTTCCCCGGGAACGATCTCCTCATCTTTTCCGAATTCGTTCATCGGGATAACACCCTCGCTCTTGTAATTGATATCTACAATTACTTCGTTACCGACCCTCCTGAGAAGCTTTCCGGTAACAATCGCGCCTGGTTTTATCTGGTGCGATCCAATGTTTTCAAGATACTGGATTTCCAGCTCTTCCCGCTGGGCAGCCGAGTAATCCTGTCCTTCGATAGCCTCGATCTCCTCAAGAGTAAGGCCAACGATAAGTTCGTCCTTTTTAGTCACTTTTTTCCTTTCTTTTCTATTTTACATTAGCAATTTGAGTATAATCCTGCTTCTATACCTGTTTCAGCTATCGCCGAGATCACCGCTTCGGCCATAGCGTTTTTCCCTTCTTTCTTCTTTATTTCCATCAATTTTCTACTTGAAATCAGTTTACCAAAACTGACACTGAAAGGTTTGCCTGTTCTTGTCAGCGCTTTCCACGCATGATCTGTACCCCATATGAATGCCGGTAAAACCGGGGCTCTGGATGCAGATGCTATCAGGCTTATTCCAGCTTTTGCCGGCAGGAGCCGTCCGTCATGGCTTCTGGTACCTTCCGGAAATATTACAACGGCCTCTCCCCCTTTGAGCGAATCTATTGCAATTCTGAGAGATTTCGTATCGATTCCTGCCCTGTTCACAGGGAAAGCGTTCAGTTTCCTGAGGAAGAATTGGCCAAACCTGTGTCTGAAAAGCTCAACCTTTGCCATGAACGATATGCACCTTGGAATGGCAAATCCCAGCACTGGAGGATCAAGTTCCGAAATGTGATTGCAGACAATTATGACACCGCCTTTTCTTGGAACTCTCTCGGCCCTCTGCACATGGAATCCGAATAGAAGCCGGGTAAACCAGCCACCGTAGTATTGAATCCGTATTCTGAGCGATTCTTTCATCAGGTTTTCACCACTATATCTCTATAAAGTTTCAGAACGGCTGAAACCTGCTGTTCGATGCTCATAAGGGTCGAATCAAGAATTACTGCCCCGGGAGCCAGCCGAAGCGGGCTGTCAGCCCTGCTTCTGTCTCTGTGGTCTCTCATAAGCTGGGATTTCAGAAGCACGTCGAAATCGGCGCTTTTACCCGCGGCGTTGAACTCCCTCCACCTTCTCACAACACGTATGGCAACGTCAGCGATAACGTATACTTTCAAGTCTGCCTGAGGAAAGACCACGGTTCCCATGTCTCTTCCTTCAGCAACCGTATCATGGTTCTCGGCGAACCTGCGCTGAAGAAGAACCATCTCGCGCCTGACCGGAGTACCCGATGATATCCTGCTGGCGGCATCGCTTATTTCCGGGGTTCTTATAAGCGCTGAAACATCCTCATCATCAATAAAGACGTTCCCGTCTCTGATGTCAATTGAATGGCGTCGAATTACCTCAGCTACCCGAAAGGGATCATCGAGGTCTATCGAATTACGGATTGCCAGTAAAGCCGAGGCGCGGTACATGGCTCCGGTATCAAGATAGGAATAACCCAACCTCTGTGCAACCAGTCGAGCTGTGGTGCTCTTCCCGGAAGCAGCAGGTCCGTCTATGGCTATTATTCTAGTCAGGCAGGTCAGGCAAGGTCACACCCTTTCTATTTAAGTGGCTGCAAATATTTGCATAAACAGGATATAAGTCAAGAGTGTGTATTTTTTCTATTGGTATTTACACTATTCACGGACAAGTTTTACAGCTTTCATCAATGTCTTGAGCTCATCATCAACCAGCAGGCGCCACTCGCCGCGCTCAATACCTTTAAGTGTAACAGGCCCATATCTAACACGTTCAAGTCCTTCAAATTGAATGTCACATGCTTCAAAAAGTCGGCGAACCTCACGGTTCCTTCCTGTACGAAGAACCAGGTTAACTGATTTCTTGCCTGATGGTTCGACTGAAAGTGGTTTTGAAAATTCCCCGCTTCCAATTGACGCGCCCCTTCTCAGGGATCGGAAAACCGACGAATTTGGCGTGTTCTTCAGGAATATCCTGTATTCCCTTTCAACCTCCCATGATGGATGCGTGAGACGGTTCACCAGCTCTCCGTCATTGCTGAGTATGAGTAACCCGCCCGTATTGATATCCAGACGTCCTACTGGAACGGTCCCGGAAGGAAGGCCTTTGATCAGTTTAAGAATTGATCTTTTTGAATCCGGTGACAGGGTTGTTTCGAAACCATGAGGTTTGTTGAGAGCAGCCGTTCTGAAAGGCTGAAGCTTCACTGTCTGCCCTCGGTACATCACTTTGTCTTCATTGGAAACCCTGAATCCGGGAACAGTTACAATTTTCCCGTTAACAGATACTTTCCCACCCTGTATCAGAAGATCGCTCTTCCTTCGTGACGCTATCCCTGATCTTGCGAGGAATCTGTTAAGTCGGTAATTATTCTTTGCCTGAGCCAAACAGATCCCTTTCTTCCATCTCGGAAGAACTCATGCCAAGGAGTTCTTCAACTTCATCGAATCTTGGAAGGTGGTCAAGGTTGCTTAACCCGAAATACGCGAGGAAGGCTTTTGTTGTTGAATAAAGCAAAGGTCTTCCCGGTGTTTCCATTCTACCTGAGATCTTTATCATATCCCGCTCAAGCAGGGTTCTTATGGCACTGTCGCAGTTCACTCCTCTGATCGATTCTATTGCCATTCTTGTGCATGGCTGGCTGTAAGCGACTACAGCCATTGTCTCAAGGGCTGCCCTTGAGAGTTTTCCGGGTTTTCTTCCTTCAAAAAGCTGCGAAACAACACCTCCGAACTCACTGTCGGTTGCTATGCTGAATCCGCCTGCAACATCCACTATCGTAAAAGCATGCTGCTGATCCATGAATGACTTGTTCAGTCTGTCCAGTGCCTGATGAATTGAATCTTCACCGCTTCCTGTGTATTCACACAATTGCTGTACACTCAACGGCTCTTCCGAAGCAAAGATAAGTGCTTCCACTTCTCTTGCCAGTCTGTCAAGAATCAATGCTCCACCTTTCGGTTCGTTGAATTTCAATTTCCGAGAACGGGTACGCTTGATGGCAGCATACCCATCCTCTTCTGATAAGCTCAAGTAATGTGATGAAATATGAAACAATCCTGGATCTTGTAGGCTCCGGGCCAACGATTGTTTTGAATGGAATGATCCTGCCGGGTACAATGTCCTTTTCAAGTGATCTTATACATTCGCTGATAGTGAGAAGGGTCCGCTGAATTCTCTGGGTAGGGATTTCAGGTTCCTCTTCGGAAAGGCTGTTGAGTGCTTTCAGAAGGTCAAGCAGTGATGTCTGCCCCGGTTCAATCTCGTTGAAATCAGCAGACCATCTGTCACGTTCACCGGGTGAAGTGTATATCGCGGTCCAGGTTTCTTCGCTTCTCTGCAGTTCTTCGGCTATTTCGCGAAATGTTCTGTATAGAATCAGCTGACGCCTCAGTTCAGCTCCGGGATCAGCATCGTCCTCACTGTCGAACCTGTGGGTCGGAAGGAGAGATTTGCTTTTGATCTTCGTTAGCGTCGCCGCCATGACAAGGTATTCGCTGGCTATGTCCAGGTCGAGTTCTCTGGCTTCTCTGATGTACTTAAGGTACTGATCGGCTACATGAGCAACGGGAATATCGTAAATATCGATCTCATCCCGCCTTATAAGATACAGAAGAAGATCAAGAGGTCCTTCGAAGGATTCCAGTTCTATTCTGCAGCCTCTCGCGTAAACCGTCTGTTCCGTCAACAGACGTACCCGAATTCAATCAGGTCATCAATGTTATCCGGCCATGCTTCGCGAACCTTAACCCACAGATCAAGGTAGAGTGGTCTTTCAATTATTCTGGAGGCTCCCTCCGATGCTATATCAGCAATATTCTGAAGCATCGTTCCCTTTCTGCCTATTACCACGCCCTTGTTGGAATGACGGGCAACATGCAGGTTGGCTCTTACATATCTCTTCTCATCGCGGATGGAAAACTCTTCAATCTGCACTGCAGTGACAGCGGCAATCTCCGATGGAAGAACACTGAAAAGACTTATTCTGATCTGCTCACTAACCAGGAACCTCTCCGAATGGAGAGAAGTGCAGCCATCCGGGAACAGTCTGCCCCTTTTCGGTATGTATTTCAGCAAGACCTCGCGAAGTCTTTTAATGCCCTGTTCACAGGGGGAGCATACCGGAACTATCTCCTGATAGTTAACCAGCATTGAAATCTGGTTTGTAAAAGCGCCGTGGAGTTCAGCTGGAAAGTAGTCAATAAAAGTAGGCACGAATATTGTCGGTATCGGCCTTACGCGGTTTACAAATGCTCGCAGAACCCCGGATTTCAGCTGTGCTGATAATTCGGTGGTATTGAGAGCCAGGCATATGACATCGACGCTGCTGAACAGTTTTTCATCTTCGTAAAATTCCAGCGGTGGAGTATCGATGAAACAGATTTGATCCTTTTCCGTCATGTATATGCTTGAAATTGGAATCCGTGTTGTACCTTTATATATATGCGAAGGGGATATGTTCCTTCCTGAAATGGCATTAATCAGCGCGGATTTCCCTGAATTCGCCAATCCGGCTATGGCAACGTATCCTGAGTGTTTTATTTCCGGCTTCTCCATCACTCCGTCTCCGTTGAATCAGTATCGCATGCAGGCTCGTCATCTGTGTTTTCAGGAAGAGCCTGTATCATTTCTGCAGGAGCTTCCTCATCTTCCACGACAACCTCTTCAATAACTTCTTCCGGCTGTTCTTCCGGCTGTTCTTCCGGCTGCTCTTCCGGTTGCTCTTCCGGCTGTTCTTCCGGCTGTTCTTCCGGCTGCTCCTCAACCGGTTCTATTGATTCTTCCTCGCGTATGGTACCCAGAAGCGCAACAAAATCACCTGATGTATTCCCGTAAAATATAGTACCGTTCTGGAGGAGAGGAGCTGTTCCGGAATAGCCGTCCATTTCAAGTGAATCAACCTTTGCTCCGGTTTCAAGTTCAACGATGTGCAGGCGCTGATCATCGCAGGCTATGTAAACCAGTTCCTCGCCCACGACAGGCGGCAGCTGAAGCCAGTTATCGAAATTCTGTCTCCAGATTACGCTTCCCCCCGCGGCTGTGAGTGATACAAGCTGCCCGTCATTGGTGCCTGATAAAACCACGTTACCAGCAATTACCGGTCTTGCCATGACGCATCTTGAGACAGAGCTAACAATATCTGTTTCCCACAAAACATGCCCGTCATCCAGTGAGAATTTTCTTACTACACCGTTCGAAAAGCCTGCATATACACCTGTACTATCCGCCGATGGCGGTGATGCCTGACTGCTGTAATCCTTTGACCAGAGCTGATTCCCCGAAGGGTCGAATGCGGTAATTTCCCCGCCTTCGGTAGAAAAAATAATCATGGAATCAATTATTACAGGACCAAGGACTATTCCTCCTATCTCATCATCCCAGACCGGTTCGCCTGTTCGCGCGTTCAGCGCGCAAACTTTGCCCATTGAATTCCCTGTGACAATAAGCGTATCGGATAGAATGCCTGTGTCACAGAATACATGGTAGCCAAGACCGGACGACCACAGTTTGTTTCCGGAGAACCTGTCGATGGCGTAAATCACTCCGTCCTGTCCGCCGAAATAGACTGTGGTGGAATCCACAGCCGGTTCTCCGCAGATTCCGCAAGCAGTACCGAATGTCCATTTTACAGAACCGGTGACAGCGTCAACTGCTCGCAGATTGCCGTCGTTGCAGCCAAAGTATAGCATTCCGTCCACAAGAGCCGGAGACGAAAAGAATTCCCTTCCCGCGTTGGATCTCATATACCAGAGGGTGTCGAAAGGAGCGGTGATATCCGGGCCCCATCCGGCATTGCCGGTGGATAAAGCTCTTGCTTGAAGCCAGAACTGAGGCATTTCCTCATTGAAGTTTTCAATTGCAGGCAGAGAATCCTCAACAGGAACCGCCTGAGCAACTTCCGCATGTTCCCCGTTCGAT encodes the following:
- a CDS encoding 30S ribosomal protein S1, translated to MTKKDELIVGLTLEEIEAIEGQDYSAAQREELEIQYLENIGSHQIKPGAIVTGKLLRRVGNEVIVDINYKSEGVIPMNEFGKDEEIVPGEPVDVLIENLEDQDGRVSVSKEKAHFHLVWKDIKDAYDTGSEIKGTIVRRIKGGLKVKIMGVEAFLPGSQVALRQVPNLEQFLGNDYYFRVIKLNKRRRNIVVSRRQVLEEARAEQKETLIKELAEEQVHVGIVKNITDFGAFVDLGGIDGLLHITDMSWGRVRHPSHLFAIGDEIEVKILKFDRERERISLGYKQLQPFPWDGVAKSYPIDSIIKGKVASITDYGAFVELEPGVEGLVHISEMSWTKHIRHPSRVLDVGNEIEVMVLNVDEEEKKISLGLKQTLDNPWDSIEERYPVGTEIEGKIRNLTSFGAFIEIEEGIDGLVHISDMSWTRRINHPSDLLKKGDSLKVVVLNIDVENNRISLGLKQTQENPWNSMEDRYPVGKDAKGEVVQLLDRGVVVRLDDYIEGFVPQSQLGWEDLDDPSDVILVGDELPLRVIELEPSSRRIVLSVRSYFNGRPMEELSAFRESLEGREKAAVVEETAYPEEENDTEGYADTTEEAIEDAAEAPGEEPSEEAEEVIEDAAEVPGEEPSEEAEEVIEDAPETSEEKSEEEPLKAAEETEEGTEEETPEADEEDEKK
- a CDS encoding 1-acyl-sn-glycerol-3-phosphate acyltransferase — its product is MKESLRIRIQYYGGWFTRLLFGFHVQRAERVPRKGGVIIVCNHISELDPPVLGFAIPRCISFMAKVELFRHRFGQFFLRKLNAFPVNRAGIDTKSLRIAIDSLKGGEAVVIFPEGTRSHDGRLLPAKAGISLIASASRAPVLPAFIWGTDHAWKALTRTGKPFSVSFGKLISSRKLMEIKKKEGKNAMAEAVISAIAETGIEAGLYSNC
- the cmk gene encoding (d)CMP kinase; translated protein: MIAIDGPAASGKSTTARLVAQRLGYSYLDTGAMYRASALLAIRNSIDLDDPFRVAEVIRRHSIDIRDGNVFIDDEDVSALIRTPEISDAASRISSGTPVRREMVLLQRRFAENHDTVAEGRDMGTVVFPQADLKVYVIADVAIRVVRRWREFNAAGKSADFDVLLKSQLMRDHRDRSRADSPLRLAPGAVILDSTLMSIEQQVSAVLKLYRDIVVKT
- a CDS encoding rRNA pseudouridine synthase; amino-acid sequence: MAQAKNNYRLNRFLARSGIASRRKSDLLIQGGKVSVNGKIVTVPGFRVSNEDKVMYRGQTVKLQPFRTAALNKPHGFETTLSPDSKRSILKLIKGLPSGTVPVGRLDINTGGLLILSNDGELVNRLTHPSWEVEREYRIFLKNTPNSSVFRSLRRGASIGSGEFSKPLSVEPSGKKSVNLVLRTGRNREVRRLFEACDIQFEGLERVRYGPVTLKGIERGEWRLLVDDELKTLMKAVKLVRE
- the scpB gene encoding SMC-Scp complex subunit ScpB encodes the protein MILDRLAREVEALIFASEEPLSVQQLCEYTGSGEDSIHQALDRLNKSFMDQQHAFTIVDVAGGFSIATDSEFGGVVSQLFEGRKPGKLSRAALETMAVVAYSQPCTRMAIESIRGVNCDSAIRTLLERDMIKISGRMETPGRPLLYSTTKAFLAYFGLSNLDHLPRFDEVEELLGMSSSEMEERDLFGSGKE
- a CDS encoding segregation/condensation protein A codes for the protein MTEQTVYARGCRIELESFEGPLDLLLYLIRRDEIDIYDIPVAHVADQYLKYIREARELDLDIASEYLVMAATLTKIKSKSLLPTHRFDSEDDADPGAELRRQLILYRTFREIAEELQRSEETWTAIYTSPGERDRWSADFNEIEPGQTSLLDLLKALNSLSEEEPEIPTQRIQRTLLTISECIRSLEKDIVPGRIIPFKTIVGPEPTRSRIVSYFITLLELIRRGWVCCHQAYPFSEIEIQRTERWSIDS
- a CDS encoding 50S ribosome-binding GTPase; this translates as MEKPEIKHSGYVAIAGLANSGKSALINAISGRNISPSHIYKGTTRIPISSIYMTEKDQICFIDTPPLEFYEDEKLFSSVDVICLALNTTELSAQLKSGVLRAFVNRVRPIPTIFVPTFIDYFPAELHGAFTNQISMLVNYQEIVPVCSPCEQGIKRLREVLLKYIPKRGRLFPDGCTSLHSERFLVSEQIRISLFSVLPSEIAAVTAVQIEEFSIRDEKRYVRANLHVARHSNKGVVIGRKGTMLQNIADIASEGASRIIERPLYLDLWVKVREAWPDNIDDLIEFGYVC
- a CDS encoding PQQ-binding-like beta-propeller repeat protein, which gives rise to MQKSQTHTEEDLQTSRNSDSRYITTIGISLIAVLFLLFLISMIFNSNGSNGEHAEVAQAVPVEDSLPAIENFNEEMPQFWLQARALSTGNAGWGPDITAPFDTLWYMRSNAGREFFSSPALVDGMLYFGCNDGNLRAVDAVTGSVKWTFGTACGICGEPAVDSTTVYFGGQDGVIYAIDRFSGNKLWSSGLGYHVFCDTGILSDTLIVTGNSMGKVCALNARTGEPVWDDEIGGIVLGPVIIDSMIIFSTEGGEITAFDPSGNQLWSKDYSSQASPPSADSTGVYAGFSNGVVRKFSLDDGHVLWETDIVSSVSRCVMARPVIAGNVVLSGTNDGQLVSLTAAGGSVIWRQNFDNWLQLPPVVGEELVYIACDDQRLHIVELETGAKVDSLEMDGYSGTAPLLQNGTIFYGNTSGDFVALLGTIREEESIEPVEEQPEEQPEEQPEEQPEEQPEEQPEEQPEEVIEEVVVEDEEAPAEMIQALPENTDDEPACDTDSTETE